One part of the Dyadobacter sp. 676 genome encodes these proteins:
- a CDS encoding T9SS type A sorting domain-containing protein, which produces MKNRRNKLLLAGLLLVSALAQAQDSLVTRCASTERDSVRLLKNPSLRNLRMRSEAAIQDYLRGRSGARTNAGEVVTIPVVVHVVHNRADNVIGGPNNGNITDAQIQSQIDVLNEDYGNKSGYKGYYTDSLAVDTGIRFRLVSVVRTYNATSQFSPITDADELAGISPAWFTNRYLNIWVTRLNDRYLGTSQFPVVTEINARTEGLATTENEETDALTDGVIIDFRYFGRNSDAITSRIYNLGRTTTHEVGHWLGLIHIWGDTTCGTDYCDDTPTANTKNETTDVSCSAVYSQCQGNVVTRNMIENYMDYSPDVCMSIFTNDQKERMHAVLALSPRRAKMVEYSKISTDNLLVDIYPNPVRETLTADVFTPGLENYTVSVYNQKGQKMMADAVNRTYLNVRNFPSGLYFYKVSTANQTVTKRFVVR; this is translated from the coding sequence ATGAAAAATCGGAGAAATAAACTGCTGCTGGCAGGCCTTCTGCTGGTTTCCGCGCTCGCACAGGCGCAGGACTCGCTCGTTACGCGTTGCGCCAGCACGGAGCGCGATTCGGTGCGGCTATTAAAAAATCCTTCTCTGAGAAACCTGCGGATGCGATCGGAGGCGGCTATTCAGGATTACCTGAGGGGGCGATCCGGCGCGCGTACGAACGCGGGCGAGGTTGTCACGATCCCGGTGGTCGTGCATGTGGTGCATAACCGTGCGGATAATGTGATCGGAGGCCCCAACAACGGCAATATCACCGACGCGCAAATCCAGAGCCAGATCGACGTCCTGAATGAAGACTATGGCAACAAGTCGGGGTATAAAGGTTATTATACCGATTCGCTGGCTGTGGATACCGGTATCCGGTTCAGGCTGGTTTCGGTGGTGCGTACCTATAATGCTACGTCGCAGTTCAGCCCCATTACCGATGCCGACGAACTGGCCGGTATTTCGCCTGCGTGGTTTACCAATCGTTATCTGAATATATGGGTAACGCGCCTGAACGACAGGTACCTGGGCACTTCCCAGTTTCCCGTCGTAACGGAGATCAATGCACGTACGGAAGGCCTCGCAACGACCGAAAATGAAGAAACCGACGCGCTGACCGACGGGGTAATCATCGATTTCCGCTATTTCGGAAGAAACTCCGACGCTATTACCAGTCGTATCTACAACCTCGGCCGTACCACGACACACGAAGTCGGGCATTGGCTCGGGCTTATTCACATCTGGGGCGACACTACCTGCGGCACCGACTATTGTGACGATACGCCGACTGCGAACACCAAAAACGAGACTACCGACGTATCCTGTTCCGCCGTATATTCGCAATGCCAGGGCAATGTGGTTACGCGGAATATGATCGAAAACTACATGGATTACTCGCCGGACGTCTGCATGAGCATTTTCACGAATGACCAGAAAGAACGCATGCACGCCGTGCTTGCATTGAGTCCCAGGCGCGCTAAAATGGTGGAATATTCGAAAATATCCACGGATAACCTGCTCGTGGACATTTACCCGAACCCCGTTCGCGAGACGCTGACAGCCGATGTCTTTACACCGGGTTTGGAAAATTATACGGTGTCCGTTTACAACCAGAAAGGACAAAAAATGATGGCAGATGCCGTCAATCGTACTTATCTCAACGTTCGAAACTTTCCAAGCGGTTTGTACTTTTATAAGGTATCGACTGCGAATCAGACAGTTACCAAACGTTTTGTTGTACGATAA
- a CDS encoding PhoH family protein, translating to MLEKIITLEDVSMVDFLGIHNSNIKEVAAAFPESKIISRGNEIRIQGTAPEIIRITDVIDSLLAHYQKYGKITNDNVKGYLNGIAKMPVATGEDDDDVILYGNKGLVVKAKTPNQKLLVEQAAKYDLVFAIGPAGTGKTYTAVAIAVKALKNKEVRKIIITRPAVEAGENLGFLPGDLKEKIDPYLRPIYDALDDMIAPEKLKLYLESRVIEIAPLAYMRGRTLNNAFILLDEAQNTTPMQMKMFLTRMGPSSKAIITGDKSQIDLPKNLKSGLIDSLTVLKGIKGISFVELDGSDVVRHRLVKDILAAYEKSEK from the coding sequence TTGCTGGAAAAAATCATCACACTCGAAGACGTATCCATGGTCGATTTTCTCGGGATCCACAACTCGAACATCAAGGAAGTCGCCGCCGCTTTCCCCGAGAGTAAAATCATTTCACGCGGAAACGAGATCCGCATTCAGGGGACAGCCCCCGAAATAATCCGAATCACAGATGTAATCGACTCGCTTCTGGCGCATTACCAGAAGTATGGAAAAATAACGAACGACAATGTAAAGGGCTACCTTAACGGCATCGCCAAAATGCCCGTGGCGACCGGCGAGGATGACGACGACGTGATCCTCTACGGCAACAAGGGGCTGGTAGTAAAGGCGAAAACGCCGAACCAGAAGCTGCTTGTGGAGCAGGCAGCCAAGTACGACCTGGTTTTCGCGATTGGCCCGGCAGGTACGGGTAAAACATATACAGCCGTGGCGATTGCCGTCAAGGCGTTGAAAAACAAGGAAGTAAGAAAGATCATTATCACCCGGCCGGCTGTGGAGGCAGGCGAGAACCTGGGGTTTTTACCGGGCGACCTGAAAGAAAAGATCGATCCGTACCTGCGCCCGATTTACGACGCGCTCGACGACATGATCGCGCCGGAAAAGTTGAAGCTGTACCTGGAAAGCCGGGTTATCGAAATCGCCCCGCTCGCGTACATGCGGGGACGTACGCTGAACAATGCGTTCATTCTTCTGGACGAGGCCCAGAACACCACGCCCATGCAGATGAAGATGTTCCTGACCCGTATGGGCCCGAGCTCGAAGGCGATCATTACAGGCGACAAATCGCAAATCGACCTTCCTAAGAACCTCAAATCGGGGCTGATCGACTCCCTGACGGTTTTGAAGGGCATCAAGGGTATCAGTTTCGTGGAACTCGACGGATCGGACGTTGTAAGGCACCGTTTGGTGAAGGATATTCTTGCCGCCTATGAAAAATCGGAGAAATAA
- a CDS encoding ComEC/Rec2 family competence protein, which translates to MLSRAPFVSVTLFFAAGIFAGDVLRAAADVTAALLWGALLLVGIGCLLFYFRGPRTGFAVSWAAWMLVLGACCKMSLEATRDGQLADLNALKYSSYVAEVATHPEKRGNSVRVEVRVERLRCDSQWIVHPVRALVYLPGSLPIIPKPGDRLVINGRLQQPEPPKNPGQFDYRRYLRNKGILFTAFVRNGSYRLISKHSETNPFYWPEAVSQWADGRFRDQIGDSAAYGLVKAMLLGRRDDLHEQQVGDYVISGAVHILSVSGMHVAIIFLAAGTAFGWLRRWRSGNWIYLFLMAVLLGFYALVTGLLPSVQRAALMCMVLVMAETAGRKHNSMNTLAFSALMILLPDPCGLYDVGFQLSYLAMSGIFLLYEAIYGILRPSNRIFKFIWQVTALAFAAQIATFPLSLFYFHQFPTYFWLVNPLIVVFTNILLPAALLLLVASVPGIAWLSWLTGRVVSVSAWLTDWSASIPRKLPGHLIENLHLTALEVWILYGFIFLVWYALHSRSAYVLKLSVAVAALFVTVSFTSSLNTYLRAEQIVFQVPKHRVIGFKTGSVLYLVSDKAFAGDSQAFDFNLKNYVADREIERIVRVTAR; encoded by the coding sequence ATGCTATCACGCGCTCCATTTGTCAGCGTAACGCTGTTCTTTGCGGCCGGCATATTCGCGGGCGATGTACTACGTGCGGCCGCCGATGTGACGGCCGCTTTGCTTTGGGGGGCGCTGTTGCTGGTTGGTATCGGATGCCTGCTGTTTTATTTTCGGGGACCCCGGACAGGATTTGCAGTAAGCTGGGCGGCCTGGATGTTGGTGCTTGGGGCTTGTTGTAAAATGAGTCTTGAAGCGACGAGGGACGGTCAGTTAGCCGACTTGAACGCATTGAAATATAGTTCTTATGTCGCGGAAGTGGCAACGCATCCCGAAAAGCGCGGAAATTCGGTGCGCGTCGAGGTACGTGTGGAGCGGCTCCGGTGTGATAGCCAGTGGATAGTTCATCCTGTCCGCGCGCTGGTTTATCTTCCGGGCAGCCTTCCAATTATTCCAAAACCGGGCGACCGCCTGGTAATCAACGGACGTCTGCAACAGCCCGAGCCTCCCAAAAACCCCGGACAATTCGATTACCGGCGATATCTGAGAAACAAGGGGATACTTTTCACCGCGTTCGTAAGAAATGGTTCGTACCGACTGATTTCCAAACATTCGGAAACGAATCCTTTTTATTGGCCGGAGGCCGTTTCGCAATGGGCGGACGGTCGTTTTCGCGACCAAATCGGCGACTCCGCGGCCTACGGGCTGGTAAAAGCCATGCTGCTAGGCCGCCGCGACGACCTACACGAACAACAGGTAGGCGATTATGTTATTTCGGGCGCCGTTCACATCCTTTCTGTTTCGGGTATGCACGTGGCAATCATCTTTCTGGCTGCCGGCACCGCATTCGGATGGCTGAGACGCTGGCGTTCCGGAAACTGGATTTACCTTTTCCTGATGGCAGTATTGCTTGGTTTTTATGCACTGGTAACCGGATTGCTACCTTCGGTGCAGCGCGCGGCGTTGATGTGCATGGTGCTTGTAATGGCCGAAACAGCGGGTAGGAAGCATAATTCAATGAATACGCTGGCATTTTCGGCACTGATGATTTTATTACCGGACCCGTGTGGGTTGTATGACGTGGGTTTTCAGTTGTCATATCTTGCGATGTCCGGGATTTTCCTGCTTTATGAAGCCATTTATGGCATATTGCGGCCGTCGAACCGTATTTTCAAATTCATCTGGCAGGTCACGGCGCTTGCTTTTGCCGCCCAGATCGCCACGTTTCCTCTGAGCCTTTTTTATTTCCATCAATTTCCGACCTATTTCTGGCTGGTGAATCCGCTGATTGTTGTGTTCACCAATATCCTGTTGCCCGCTGCGTTGCTATTGCTTGTGGCGAGTGTCCCGGGCATCGCATGGTTGTCATGGTTAACGGGCCGGGTGGTGTCGGTTTCCGCCTGGCTCACCGATTGGTCGGCCTCGATTCCGCGCAAACTACCGGGGCATTTGATAGAAAATTTGCATTTGACCGCACTGGAGGTGTGGATACTTTATGGCTTCATATTCCTGGTTTGGTATGCATTGCATTCCCGTTCCGCTTACGTTTTGAAGCTTTCCGTTGCAGTGGCAGCGCTCTTTGTGACAGTTTCTTTCACCAGCAGTTTAAATACTTACCTACGTGCCGAACAGATTGTATTTCAAGTGCCCAAACATCGGGTAATCGGCTTCAAAACGGGCAGCGTACTTTACCTGGTTAGCGACAAAGCTTTCGCCGGGGATTCGCAGGCATTTGACTTTAATTTGAAAAACTACGTGGCGGATCGGGAAATTGAGCGGATTGTCCGGGTTACGGCCAGATAA
- a CDS encoding DNA repair protein, which translates to MDQQTLLIPASPIFSFRECHWFLDRDYDDCMHTIRGESVLKAIRTPFGDILFGVSGDGEFLKTTILNGPVTPDARNFLADYVADWFDVRRDIGPFYELLRADSRVAYMAEAFRGLRLVGISDMFEAICWSIIGQQINLTFAYKLKRRMVERYGTHIGWGGEVFPVFPAPEVLAGANIEELRAMQFSQKKAEYVVGIARAFAEGKLCPELIAALPDFESRQKALTAYKGVGIWTANYVLMKTFRMPEGIPHGDVGLLNALTGHGIIGERSEKDKIEAFFNAFPGWETYLTFYLWRSLAVKRLP; encoded by the coding sequence ATGGATCAACAAACGCTTCTGATTCCCGCTTCGCCGATTTTCAGCTTCCGGGAATGCCATTGGTTTCTGGACCGCGATTACGACGATTGTATGCACACGATCCGCGGCGAATCGGTTTTAAAGGCCATTCGTACCCCGTTCGGCGACATCCTGTTCGGTGTGAGCGGCGACGGCGAATTTCTGAAAACGACCATATTGAATGGTCCGGTCACGCCCGACGCCCGCAATTTCCTGGCCGACTACGTGGCCGACTGGTTCGACGTGCGCCGGGATATCGGGCCCTTTTATGAACTTTTGCGGGCCGATTCCCGGGTCGCCTATATGGCCGAGGCGTTCAGAGGTTTGCGCCTCGTAGGCATTTCCGATATGTTCGAAGCGATTTGCTGGTCCATTATCGGTCAGCAGATCAATCTTACATTCGCGTACAAACTGAAACGCCGGATGGTGGAGCGATACGGGACCCATATCGGGTGGGGCGGCGAGGTATTTCCGGTTTTTCCTGCACCCGAGGTATTGGCCGGTGCGAATATCGAAGAACTGCGGGCAATGCAGTTTTCGCAAAAAAAGGCCGAATATGTGGTCGGGATCGCACGGGCATTTGCCGAGGGGAAACTGTGCCCGGAGTTGATAGCGGCATTACCGGATTTTGAGTCGCGGCAAAAGGCGCTGACGGCCTACAAAGGCGTAGGTATATGGACGGCCAACTATGTACTAATGAAAACATTTCGCATGCCGGAAGGTATCCCGCATGGCGATGTGGGGCTGCTGAATGCGCTCACCGGCCACGGCATCATTGGCGAAAGGAGCGAAAAAGACAAGATCGAGGCGTTCTTCAATGCTTTTCCCGGCTGGGAAACTTATCTGACATTCTATCTTTGGCGAAGTCTGGCAGTGAAGCGGTTACCTTGA
- the holA gene encoding DNA polymerase III subunit delta, whose product MAQTPDIALKEIKSKKFRPLYFLHGDEPYYIDSIAEELENKVVPESERGFNQFVLYGKDTDVAGVLSYARRFPFMAERQLVLVKEAHRLNGIEQKEQQQRLEDYALNPVPSTVLVFCYHANADERKSYLKACNANGMVVQSKKMYDNKLPDWVASFCQHEGVKISPKAVQMLVDNIGHDLKRLSNEIRKIMVNLRVDEGIDAAAVEKFVGISKEYNVFEFQKALMHRDVLKANQIAAFFAANSKDNPLAPILIILFGFFSKLLLTHATRDKSEKGLAAELGVNPYFVKDYLLAARNYPMAKVVNIIHYLRECDGRLKGLDGTSIAEGELLRELVFKIVH is encoded by the coding sequence ATGGCACAAACACCTGATATCGCTCTCAAAGAAATTAAAAGCAAGAAGTTCCGGCCGCTGTATTTCCTGCATGGCGACGAGCCTTACTACATAGATTCCATTGCCGAGGAGCTTGAAAATAAAGTAGTTCCGGAATCGGAGCGGGGCTTCAACCAGTTTGTGCTTTACGGGAAAGATACGGATGTCGCGGGTGTGCTGAGCTATGCGCGCCGTTTTCCGTTCATGGCCGAGCGCCAGCTGGTGCTGGTAAAGGAAGCGCATCGCCTCAATGGCATCGAACAAAAAGAGCAACAGCAGCGCCTGGAAGATTATGCGTTGAACCCGGTGCCGAGTACGGTATTGGTTTTTTGCTATCACGCCAATGCGGATGAACGTAAATCTTACCTTAAAGCCTGCAATGCGAACGGGATGGTTGTGCAGTCTAAAAAGATGTACGATAACAAATTGCCGGATTGGGTGGCCTCCTTTTGCCAGCACGAAGGCGTGAAGATCAGCCCCAAAGCGGTACAAATGCTCGTCGACAATATCGGTCACGACCTGAAACGGCTTTCGAACGAGATCCGCAAAATCATGGTGAATTTGCGTGTGGATGAAGGTATCGACGCGGCTGCCGTCGAAAAGTTCGTCGGGATCAGCAAGGAATACAATGTGTTTGAATTCCAGAAGGCGTTAATGCACAGGGATGTGTTGAAAGCGAATCAGATAGCGGCTTTTTTTGCAGCAAATTCCAAAGATAACCCCCTCGCTCCGATACTGATCATTCTCTTTGGTTTCTTCTCCAAACTGCTTCTTACTCATGCCACCCGGGATAAATCGGAGAAAGGGCTCGCCGCGGAACTGGGCGTCAATCCCTATTTCGTGAAAGATTATCTGCTGGCAGCGCGTAATTATCCTATGGCGAAAGTCGTCAATATTATCCACTACCTGCGCGAGTGCGACGGACGCCTGAAAGGGCTCGATGGCACGAGTATAGCGGAAGGCGAGCTGCTACGCGAACTGGTTTTCAAAATTGTGCATTAA
- a CDS encoding dCMP deaminase family protein — protein sequence MTLPTTNLRPEFDDIFMDLAKNLAKRSHCIKAQVGAVLTKDTRIISIGYNGPPAGTHNCDEEFPGVGCPRDAKGSCSLALHAEQNAILFAVKNGSNIEGSTLFVTLAPCIACARVIYTMKIKKVIFLHSYAAYKGIAIEEGVEFLRRFGVEVEQYKGMIE from the coding sequence ATGACACTACCTACAACGAATTTGCGGCCGGAATTTGATGACATTTTTATGGACCTGGCAAAAAATCTTGCCAAGCGCTCGCATTGTATAAAAGCCCAGGTCGGTGCCGTGCTCACGAAGGATACACGGATTATTTCCATCGGGTACAATGGCCCTCCGGCGGGTACGCACAACTGCGACGAGGAATTTCCGGGAGTAGGGTGTCCGAGGGATGCGAAAGGCAGCTGTTCGCTGGCTCTGCACGCGGAGCAGAACGCTATTCTTTTCGCCGTGAAGAATGGCTCAAACATCGAAGGATCAACACTTTTCGTCACGCTCGCACCCTGCATCGCATGCGCAAGGGTGATTTACACAATGAAGATCAAAAAAGTAATTTTCCTGCATTCTTACGCAGCGTACAAAGGAATCGCCATAGAAGAAGGCGTAGAATTCCTGAGGCGATTCGGGGTGGAGGTGGAGCAATATAAGGGAATGATTGAATGA
- a CDS encoding 2OG-Fe(II) oxygenase: MIDIENLDWTSVRENLHQRGYAQLRQLLNAQECDDLIEQYENPVHYRKTIVMERYRFGSGEYKYFSYPLPSIIRQIRENVYPRLVPVANQWMHVLNQKQSYPARFQDFQDLCHAAGQTKPTVLILKYGQGGHNTLHQDLYGELFFPIQMVLFLNEPDRDYTGGEFVITEQIPRAQSKAIVLKPRKGDALLFTTNFRPVKGTKGYYRVNMKHGVSEVHHGRRYTLGIIFHDALS; this comes from the coding sequence ATGATCGACATCGAAAACCTCGACTGGACCTCGGTTCGCGAAAACCTCCACCAACGTGGCTATGCGCAACTCCGTCAGCTCCTGAATGCACAGGAATGCGACGACCTGATCGAGCAGTACGAAAATCCGGTGCATTACCGCAAGACGATCGTAATGGAGCGCTACCGTTTTGGCTCGGGAGAGTACAAATACTTCTCTTATCCATTACCTTCAATTATCCGGCAGATCCGCGAAAATGTATATCCCAGGCTAGTCCCGGTTGCGAACCAATGGATGCATGTTCTGAATCAGAAACAAAGCTACCCGGCACGTTTTCAGGACTTCCAGGATCTTTGCCATGCGGCCGGGCAAACGAAACCAACCGTATTGATCCTCAAATATGGCCAGGGTGGCCATAACACACTGCACCAGGACCTCTACGGCGAACTATTCTTTCCGATTCAAATGGTTCTTTTCCTGAACGAGCCCGACCGGGACTACACCGGCGGGGAGTTCGTTATAACCGAGCAAATTCCCCGCGCGCAATCGAAAGCCATTGTTTTAAAACCCCGAAAAGGCGACGCATTGCTTTTTACCACCAATTTCCGACCGGTAAAGGGCACCAAAGGCTATTACCGCGTCAATATGAAACACGGTGTGAGCGAAGTGCATCATGGCCGACGATATACGCTGGGCATTATTTTCCATGATGCGCTGAGCTAA
- the dnaB gene encoding replicative DNA helicase codes for MENEKAPNNYPRGGSRAGNGTKRSFAPRTPSNDQIFSKLPPQAIDLEEAVLGALMIEKDALTAVADILRPDSFYKESHVRIYSAIITLFADSEPIDMLTVTSKLRSTGELELVGGASYIMELTSKVNSAANIEFHARIIAQAYIKRELIKVASEIQREAYEDTTDVFRLLDKTEQSLFEISESNIKKNYADMGALMRQALAELDQKKNNKDGLTGVPSGFSALDRLTSGWQKTELMILAARPGMGKTAFVVSSLRNAAVDFNIPVAIFSLEMSSVQLVNRLISAEAEIDSEKIRKGSLAPHEWEQLHHRIHRLTNAPIYIDDTPALSVLELRAKCRRLKAQHDIQMIVIDYLQLMTGDTGGKSPGNREQEIAMISRSLKNLAKELDVPVIALSQLSRAVETRGGEKRPQLSDLRESGSIEQDADMVIFLYRPEYYGITEDEAGNSVAGIGEVILAKNRAGSLDTIQLRFIGKYTKFADLDSGFTPAPFSIDRPIQTSNPISSFESQAKPAAPPMGGTLRSRANDLSNFDYKGPDSEPPF; via the coding sequence ATGGAAAACGAAAAGGCACCAAACAACTACCCGAGGGGCGGGTCCAGGGCCGGTAACGGCACCAAACGGTCATTTGCCCCTAGAACGCCATCCAACGATCAGATTTTCAGCAAATTACCACCACAGGCCATAGATCTGGAAGAGGCGGTTCTCGGCGCTTTAATGATCGAAAAAGATGCGCTTACGGCTGTGGCGGACATCCTCCGTCCGGATAGTTTTTACAAGGAGTCACATGTACGCATTTATAGTGCGATCATCACGCTTTTCGCCGATTCCGAGCCGATCGATATGCTGACGGTGACGTCCAAATTGCGGAGCACCGGCGAGCTTGAACTCGTAGGCGGCGCGTCGTATATCATGGAGCTGACGAGCAAGGTCAACTCGGCTGCCAACATCGAATTTCATGCCCGTATCATCGCGCAGGCTTACATTAAAAGAGAACTCATCAAGGTTGCCTCCGAGATCCAGCGCGAAGCTTACGAGGACACGACCGACGTTTTCAGGCTGCTGGACAAAACGGAACAATCCCTGTTCGAGATTTCCGAATCCAATATCAAGAAAAACTACGCCGATATGGGCGCGCTCATGCGCCAGGCGCTCGCCGAGCTCGACCAGAAAAAGAATAACAAGGACGGCCTCACAGGTGTACCCTCGGGTTTCAGCGCACTCGACAGACTGACTTCCGGCTGGCAGAAAACGGAATTGATGATCCTTGCGGCACGTCCCGGTATGGGGAAAACGGCGTTCGTCGTTTCCTCGCTTCGGAACGCGGCTGTGGATTTCAATATCCCCGTGGCGATTTTCTCTCTGGAGATGTCCTCCGTGCAGCTGGTGAATCGTCTGATTTCCGCTGAGGCTGAGATCGATAGCGAAAAAATCCGAAAGGGAAGCCTCGCGCCGCACGAGTGGGAACAACTGCACCACCGCATTCACCGGCTTACCAACGCGCCGATCTATATCGACGACACCCCTGCCCTTTCAGTACTCGAACTGCGCGCGAAATGCCGCCGTCTGAAAGCGCAGCACGACATTCAGATGATCGTAATCGACTACTTGCAGTTGATGACCGGCGACACGGGCGGCAAGAGCCCCGGTAACCGCGAACAGGAAATCGCAATGATCTCGCGGTCGTTGAAAAACCTGGCTAAGGAGCTCGATGTGCCCGTAATCGCGCTATCGCAGTTGAGCCGCGCCGTTGAAACGCGGGGCGGTGAAAAGCGTCCGCAGCTTTCCGACTTGCGGGAATCCGGTTCGATCGAGCAGGATGCGGATATGGTAATATTCCTGTACCGGCCTGAGTATTATGGCATTACAGAAGACGAAGCCGGTAACTCGGTAGCCGGTATCGGTGAGGTGATTCTGGCAAAAAACCGTGCGGGTTCGCTCGATACCATTCAGCTTCGCTTTATCGGTAAATACACCAAATTCGCCGATCTCGACTCTGGTTTCACTCCTGCTCCATTCTCTATCGACCGCCCGATCCAGACTTCGAACCCGATTTCATCCTTCGAAAGCCAAGCCAAACCGGCGGCACCGCCTATGGGCGGAACGCTCCGCAGCCGGGCGAATGATTTGAGTAATTTCGATTATAAAGGGCCGGACAGCGAGCCGCCATTCTGA
- a CDS encoding Ada metal-binding domain-containing protein, with amino-acid sequence MIKHSDLGPESFATSRKLKRMISGGEIRMAGNCHLRTYGLLSCGSGKRMKRSNRVFFADERDALAHGYRPCGHCMRAAYGQWKNRDATAGSR; translated from the coding sequence ATGATTAAACATAGCGACCTTGGCCCTGAAAGTTTTGCGACAAGCCGGAAACTAAAACGAATGATCTCCGGTGGCGAAATCCGGATGGCGGGCAATTGCCATCTTAGAACCTACGGCCTGCTATCCTGCGGCTCAGGTAAACGGATGAAACGCAGCAACCGTGTGTTCTTCGCCGACGAGCGCGATGCTCTCGCACACGGGTATCGTCCGTGCGGACATTGTATGCGGGCGGCGTACGGGCAATGGAAAAATCGGGATGCGACGGCCGGATCAAGGTAA
- a CDS encoding acyl carrier protein phosphodiesterase, protein MNFLAHILLSGENEGVMMGNYVGDFIKGRLSNEKTANWNPDYVLGLKLHRFIDSFTDSHPEVLEAKDVAAVTQGKLAGIVMDIYFDYFLAKNFEHYHKEPLFVYAHRMYSVIEKNEHLVPETMVPMVRSMIRQDWLTTYATLEGIDTTFHRLSRRAGFLAPIYGAVSELRANEAFYYTKFLSFFPELRRQAGQFIVDNAA, encoded by the coding sequence ATGAATTTTTTAGCGCATATTTTACTGTCTGGCGAGAATGAGGGGGTGATGATGGGAAATTATGTCGGCGATTTCATCAAAGGTCGGTTAAGCAACGAAAAAACCGCAAACTGGAACCCGGACTACGTCCTGGGACTTAAATTGCACCGCTTTATTGATTCTTTCACGGACAGCCACCCGGAAGTGCTCGAAGCCAAAGATGTGGCGGCCGTTACCCAGGGCAAGCTGGCGGGCATTGTAATGGACATCTATTTCGACTACTTCCTTGCCAAAAATTTCGAGCATTATCATAAGGAACCACTGTTTGTGTACGCCCATCGCATGTATTCGGTCATTGAAAAGAACGAGCATCTGGTCCCCGAAACAATGGTGCCGATGGTGCGCTCGATGATCCGCCAGGATTGGCTCACTACCTATGCGACGCTGGAAGGCATCGACACCACGTTTCATCGGCTTTCGCGCCGGGCCGGTTTTCTGGCGCCTATCTATGGGGCGGTCAGTGAGTTGCGTGCGAATGAAGCGTTTTACTATACCAAATTCCTTTCTTTTTTCCCCGAACTGCGCCGGCAGGCGGGGCAATTTATCGTGGATAACGCGGCGTAA
- a CDS encoding FKBP-type peptidyl-prolyl cis-trans isomerase: MKVEKNSVVALTYSLSIPDSEGETDVVEVVTENDPMYFIQGISGLPEGFESQIEGLSAGDTFEFSVAPEEGYGEYDEEAVVDLPKSVFQNSEVDQNELLQVGNIIPMTNEDGERLHGQIVEIHDDVVIMNFNHPLAGKEMHFAGKILSVRAATREELDHGHVHGAGGVHHH, encoded by the coding sequence ATGAAAGTCGAAAAAAATAGCGTCGTAGCGCTCACATATAGTCTAAGCATTCCGGATTCGGAAGGTGAAACGGACGTGGTGGAAGTGGTAACCGAAAACGACCCGATGTACTTCATCCAGGGCATCAGCGGTTTACCCGAAGGTTTTGAAAGCCAGATCGAAGGCCTTTCCGCGGGCGATACTTTCGAATTTAGCGTAGCGCCCGAGGAAGGTTACGGGGAATACGACGAGGAGGCCGTGGTAGATCTCCCTAAATCCGTATTTCAGAACAGCGAGGTGGATCAGAATGAGTTGTTGCAAGTGGGCAACATTATCCCGATGACCAACGAAGACGGCGAAAGGCTCCATGGCCAGATCGTCGAAATCCACGACGACGTCGTGATCATGAACTTCAACCACCCGCTCGCAGGCAAGGAAATGCATTTCGCAGGCAAAATCCTGAGCGTACGCGCCGCCACGCGCGAAGAACTCGACCACGGACATGTACACGGGGCCGGCGGGGTGCATCATCATTAA